The following coding sequences are from one Melanotaenia boesemani isolate fMelBoe1 chromosome 17, fMelBoe1.pri, whole genome shotgun sequence window:
- the LOC121628194 gene encoding uncharacterized protein LOC121628194 isoform X1, whose translation MDCSLYCQVCRTDFPKVFAFKKHLLSLEHQLKMIDTFQKDTMRSGFIPTIVFVDPQTKSAINEPVVGLSLLTMCFSSTCTSFYLCHVCEQHCPVKNILSHIFSQDHYSNYFNYTNPNNLSFSWIAGMNMRAALRPKLRGTEDVLWLQMLQLPVNLVDQLNSKTYSEAMQILSENDRLIKLFEATQPKRTTIHAYQNSSSRKHPLLGMQHLVECICLGPGEKRHYLCTLCRLTVASHAIIKHVLSFDHIYCYFKAWHPSTLLSKESYRDYKFLAPMMLDFAKQTEEIHATRNASMKEVSLKPNEFKAVDFTCYTEALKKLESITKSSLTTNIEPGNRLEYHAAVTHPTSSVKHKCKFCCQSCRHIYDSIFTYQKHLSSWKHEQMLQKYFGKAEGSWGYDMRGKVYLGLFAYVRTSWRRNKPVVGTAMVVTCINACGEAEPICLCFACVDAFPQSSVEQHFESQKHLINVLLYQNPWRLPFAWEEELDEDILRSMALEEERERKQDQIVLKIFDIPPWIFWNLDNSDYRRVLHNLQHHSAILKREVPPCETFSKLQENEKFPLLGRQFMVTYDLFLEGVASLCLLCVRKLSSREAEAHVFSREHVTRFLDLFHPGSLDSITVDAETLMDLAKQAACIHAPSNVQKVKPKKPIWETDSYHKAMNSLAYEKKRERKGNLKPPITPMKKLVPRKKSGMGKMDQNLKKDGENNSSNAERQEREKKEETSDGRKTPTPKEKQLKTQKEASPTTCQKEIKTADEASQEINGKAEKPKTEKPSEEVKKTCQNTEENNGATSRTEGHSSIKHIPTPLSNIPKQGDKKRPRSLTEGSQEDTCPDEHVGSSLKRRRLCSKDDTSSEESTEIPKSGAIEEMTAEWETSCDEVVVKAVHTLKDHNLWPVGVCELSSTSSPSCVKPVNGSAALDDSVKVADMKSDNSENCAAATAETSAITKPTTKTSKVSKSADNSPTCSVGPRSEDASSISVSKSRTNKADLLPDCINNGCDASVSKCATTESFKMETSKRKEVAASIRPATTSKCTTTSSKLAESTSASCAAVSNLTSGAKSATMARPQERRSGTSSQGKQVSRNGSPAPQTKPTVIQEATYRTTPPSKNNALRCAETASKDLVTPQTEITSVAAIKIPQVSAKPANNDPPKTLNEKNSVEANVQERNPPAAPHLKSERSEHIKPNQETSNVSTSKATTNAECFKVGLSYLIVVLWKQKQQVYCLLCLVRLNSSSHHHLMSLRHRYNYVKRRYPEWSAKPLELESKLQQTVALLAAIEKNMPNSRTIQKKEVEMNIYQKLGGLPEVEAVEFVKKMMKRRISSSAVNDNAEASLRLEVSSPCEVSSSDDGIVQSETGLPTDNQSEQEDKNQHRTPLTQIADVESSSKEKENLTADQLIEDPPASDLIQSPFQSCTSFSQVTPDSTPSPDIQVKTITDTIQQIQSYAEIQPQVNVTHATKSHGVTVEKSGPTSQRPQKYLESEEKSSPGQTSSRNLQAPKHSLSPGNLSASQALTGTSVGKKAKGCSNLSFYLKASQQDNKAVIGMGSVWECRGNSLKTFYLCECCEEILSRCDICQHMVSFDHQFRYVRKEHPDLLQKFWFEEDVPHFMKMEIFLKIVVHELSKREHFFKVDAQCILLESEWHEVVRTVPISKALQIVQSIRNEEKPSFFHRPLIATEQKSRHHEDQQRDDRSLPIERLSAQAHKTNQRRNSVAGQRRDRMYTVAGLEVKGASSHLDRSYSPVKAESVSPVPIVGTCFTPQDTCSGLSLQPELKPAVSQLTKSDPLVHVKKEVAFESASLATISSTISRNPEAAPRNECPLSRKRPADTSEDRLPAKYISSPVQVKTEPSFQSASDFSSVNPAPGGYGTYQTANYTVKQMYSQQSHGHYLATGISPPWESLETQQEQKYCHYWASRSQSNH comes from the exons GTGTGTCGTACTGATTTTCCCAAGGTATTTGCTTTCAAGAAACATTTGCTTTCACTGGAACATCAACTG AAAATGATAGACACTTTCCAGAAAG acACAATGAGAAGTG GTTTCATACCTACCATCGTTTTTGTGGACCCACAAACCAAATCTGCAATCAACGAACCCGTCGTAG GCCTGTCTCTGTTGACGATGTGTTTCAGCTCGACGTGTACATCTTTTTACCTGTGCCATGTTTGTGAGCAACATTGtccagttaaaaacattttaagccACATTTTTTCTCAGGACCACTACAGTAACTACTTT AACTACACAAACCCCAACAACCTGAGTTTCTCTTGGATTGCCGGCATGAACATGAGAGCAGCGTTGCGGCCAAAGCTCAGGGGTACCGAAGACGTACTATGGCTGCAG ATGTTACAGTTACCTGTAAATCTGGTGGATCAACTTAATTCAAAAACCTACTCTGAAG CGATGCAGATTCTAAGTGAAAATGACAGACTTATTAAGCTGTTTGAAG CTACCCAGCCAAAGAGGACGACAATCCATGCCTaccaaaacagcagcagtaggAAGCATCCACTTCTTG GCATGCAGCACCTGGTTGAATGCATTTGTCTCGGGCCAGGTGAGAAGAGACACTACCTGTGCACGCTGTGCAGACTCACCGTGGCCTCCCACGCGATCATCAAACATGTCCTGAGCTTTGATCACATCTATTGTTATTTT AAAGCCTGGCATCCCTCTACGTTGCTGTCAAAGGAATCCTACAGGGATTACAAATTCCTCGCCCCAATGATGCTTGATTTTGCAAAGCAGACAGAGGAAATTCATGCGACTAGAAATGCTTCTATGAAG GAAGTGAGCCTGAAGCCCAATGAATTCAAGGCTGTGGATTTCACGTGTTACacagaag CTTTGAAGAAACTGGAATCGATCACAAAGAGCAGCTTGACAACAAACATTGAACCAGGGAACAGGCTAG AGTATCATGCTGCCGTGACACATCCTACGTCATCTGtaaaacacaaatgcaaatTTTGCTGTCAG AGTTGTAGGCACATCTATGACAGTATTTTCACATATCAAAAACATCTGTCATCTTGGAAACATGAACAG ATGCTGCAGAAATACTTTGGCAAAG CTGAAGGATCCTGGGGTTATGACATGAGAG GGAAGGTTTATCTGGGTTTGTTTGCCTACGTCAGGACGAGCTGGAGGAGAAATAAACCAGTTGTTG GAACAGCCATGGTCGTGACATGTATCAACGCATGCGGTGAGGCTGAACCGATTTGCCTGTGCTTTGCTTGTGTGGATGCTTTCCCTCAGTCCTCTGTCGAACAACACTTCGAGTCTCAAAAACATCTCATAAACGTTTTG CTGTACCAGAATCCCTGGAGGCTGCCTTTTGCCTGGGAGGAGGAGCTGGATGAGGACATCCTGAGGTCAATGGCGCTGGAGgaggaaagagaaaggaaaCAAGATCAGATTgttctgaag ATTTTTGATATTCCACCCTGGATATTTTGGAACCTTGACAATTCTGATTACAGGCGAG TATTACACAACCTTCAGCACCACAGTGCAATCTTAAAGCGTGAAG TTCCACCATGCGAAACCTTCAGTAAACTCCAAGAAAACGAAAAATTCCCTCTGCTTG GGAGACAGTTTATGGTGACTTATGATCTGTTCTTAGAAGGAGTGGCATCTCTGTGCTTGCTCTGTGTGAGGAAGCTGTCAAGCAGGGAAGCTGAAGCTCATGTTTTCAGTCGGGAACATGTTACGAGATTTCTG gaCCTTTTCCACCCAGGGTCACTGGATTCCATCACTGTCGATGCAGAGACCTTAATGGACTTGGCAAAACAGGCGGCGTGTATTCACGCTCCCTCAAACGTGCAG AAGGTGAAGCCGAAAAAGCCCATATGGGAGACAGACAGCTACCACAAAG CAATGAATAGTTTGGCTTatgaaaagaagagagagagaaaagggaacCTTAAACCACCAATAACACCAATGAAGAAGCTGG TTCCCAGGAAAAAAAGTGGAATGGGAAAGATGGATCAAAACCTCAAGAAAGATGGTGAGAATAACAGCAGTAACGCAGAGAGgcaagaaagagagaagaaagaggaaacaaGTGATGGCAGAAAGACACCAACAccgaaagaaaaacaactgaaaacacaaaaggAAGCTTCTCCAACAACCTGTCAAAAAGAGATAAAGACTGCAGATGAGGCGAGTCAGGAAATAAATGGGAAGGCAGAGAAGCCCAAAACTGAAAAACCAAGCGAAGAAGTTAAGAAAACCTGCCAGAACACAGAGGAAAATAATGGAGCAACAAGTAGAACAGAAGGACACTCAAGTATCAAACATATCCCAACACCGTTAAGTAACATTCCCAAACAAGGCGACAAAAAAAGGCCAAGAAGCTTGACTGAAGGATCACAAGAGGACACGTGTCCAGATGAGCATGTGGGGAGTAGCCTTAAAAGACGGCGGCTGTGTTCAAAAGATGACACGTCTTCTGAAGAGTCCACAGAAATACCGAAAAGCGGAGCGATAGAGGAGATGACTGCAGAATGGGAAACCAGTTGTGACGAGGTCGTGGTGAAAG CCGTTCACACACTGAAGGACCATAATCTCTGGCCAGTCGGAGTGTGTGAGCTCTCttcaacctcatctccctcctgTGTTAAACCTGTAAACGGCTCAGCTGCACTTGATGACAGTGTCAAG GTGGCGGATATGAAGTCTGACAATTCAGAAAACTGTGCTGCTGCAACTGCAGAGACCTCTGCAATCACAAAACCCACCACCAAAACAAGCAAAGTCTCCAAGTCTGCTGACAACTCTCCCACTTGTTCAGTTGGTCCCAGAAGTGAAGATGCATCAAGCATAAGTGTGTCCAAAAGTAGGACAAACAAAGCCGATTTGCTTCCTGATTGCATAAATAATGGATGTGATGCTAGTGTTTCAAAATGTGCAACTACGGAATCGTTTAAGATGGAAACTTCTAAAAGAAAGGAAGTGGCAGCCTCCATCCGCCCAGCAACCACATCTAAATGCACAACAACATCATCCAAATTAGCAGAAAGTACTTCTGCTTCCTGTGCAGCTGTCTCAAATCTCACCTCAGGTGCAAAATCTGCAACCATGGCCAGACCACAGGAAAGAAGAAGTGGAACCTCATCACAAGGAAAACAAGTATCACGTAATGGTTCACCCGCCCCTCAAACAAAGCCCACAGTGATACAAGAAGCCACCTACAGAACAACACCGCCTTCTAAAAATAATGCCCTCAGATGTGCTGAAACTGCATCAAAAGACTTAGTAACACCTCAAACCGAGATAACTTCTGTGGCTGCAATAAAAATCCCTCAAGTATCTGCTAAACCTGCCAATAATGATCCTCCAAAGACTCTAAATGAAAAGAATTCAGTGGAGGCTAATGTTCAAGAGAGAAATCCACCTGCTGCTCCCCACCTAAAATCTGAAAGGTCTGAACACATAAAGCCTAATCAAGAGACTTCCAATGTCTCTACAAGTAAGGCAACAACAAATGCAGAGTGCTTTAAAGTTG GATTAAGTTACCTCATAGTTGTGTTGTggaaacaaaagcaacaagTCTACTGTCTTCTCTGTTTGGTCAGATTAAATTCATCCAGTCACCATCACCTGATGAGCCTCAGGCACCGGTATAACTATGTG AAAAGGAGGTATCCTGAGTGGAGTGCAAAGCCATTAGAATTGGAGAGCAAATTACAACAGACTGTGGCTCTCCTGGCTGCGATTGAGAAAAACATGCCAAACTCACGGACCATCCAG AAAAAAGAAGTAGAGATGAACATTTACCAAAAACTGGGTGGTCTTCCAGAAGTTGAAG CTGTGGAATTCgtgaaaaaaatgatgaaaaggaGAATCTCATCATCCGCTGTGAATGACAATGCAGAGGCTTCTTTGAGACTGGAAGTCAGCAGCCCATGTGAAGTTTCAAGCTCAGATGATG GAATAGTGCAAAGTGAGACAGGATTACCTACTGATAACCAATCAGAGCAGGAGGATAAAAATCAGCATCGGACTCCTCTGACTCAAATTGCAG ATGTCGAGTCCAGctcaaaagagaaagaaaatctgaCTGCAGATCAGTTGATCGAAGACCCGCCTGCCAGTGATCTGATTCAGAGTCCGTTTCAGTCATGTACCAGCTTCAGTCAAGTAACTCCAGACTCCACCCCATCTCCTGACATTCAAGTAAAAACCATAACAG ATACTATCCAGCAGATTCAGTCTTATGCAGAGATTCAACCTCAGGTTAATGTCACGCATGCAACCAAGAGTCATG GAGTCACAGTGGAGAAGAGTGGTCCAACTTCTCAACGGCCACAGAAGTATCTAGAAAGTGAAGAGAAATCATCCCCTGgtcaaaccagcagcagaaatcTGCAGGCCCCAAAACACTCTTTAAGCCCTGGAAACCTCAGTGCATCGCAGGCTCTCACAGGAACTTCAGTTG GGAAAAAAGCTAAGGGCTGCAGTAATTTGTCCTTTTACCTGAAAGCAAGTCAACAGGATAATAAAGCAGTCATTG GTATGGGCTCTGTGTGGGAGTGTCGGGGGAACTCTCTGAAAACTTTCTACCTATGTGAATGCTGTGAGGAGATCCTCTCCAGGTGTGACATTTGTCAACACATGGTCAGCTTTGATCACCAGTTCAGATATGTG AGGAAAGAACACCCTGACCTACTGCAAAAGTTCTGGTTTGAGGAAGATGTCCCCCATTTtatgaaaatggaaatttttTTGAAGATCGTTGTGCATGAGCTGTCAAAGCGGGAGCATTTCTTCAAGGTTGACGCACAG tGTATTCTGCTTGAATCAGAGTGGCATGAAGTTGTTCGTACAGTTCCCATCAGCAAAG cTTTACAAATTGTGCAAAGCATCAGAAATGAAGAGAAACCAAGTTTCTTCCATAGACCCCTTATTGCGACTGAACAGAAGA GCCGGCACCATGAAGACCAGCAGAGAGATGACAGATCTCTTCCCATAGAGAGGTTGTCAGCACAAGCACATAagacaaaccagagaagaaacagTG TAGCTGGACAGAGAAGAGATAGGATGTACACAGTTGCAGGTTTGGAAGTCAAAGGAGCCTCGAGTCATCTGGATAGGAGCTATTCACCTGTAAAGGCCGAGTCTGTCTCTCCAGTCCCCATTGTTGGCACATGTTTCACTCCTCAGGACACCTGCAGTGGTCTTTCTCTGCAGCCAGAACTCAAACCAGCTGTCTCTCAGCTCACAAAATCTGATCCTCTGGTGCACGTAAAAAAAGAAGTAGCCTTTGAATCAGCATCTCTTGCCACCATTAGTTCTACAATCAGTCGAAACCCAGAGGCGGCGCCCAGAAATGAATGTCCTCTAAGCAGGAAAAGGCCAGCTGATACATCAGAGGATCGTTTGCCAGCTAAATATATATCCAGCCCAGTACAGGTTAAGACTGAGCCCAGCTTTCAATCAGCCTCTGACTTCTCTTCAGTTAACCCTGCTCCTGGAGGATATGGCACATACCAAACTGCCAATTACACAGTGAAACAGATGTATTCACAGCAATCACATGGACATTATTTAGCAACTGGAATTTCTCCACCATGGGAGAGCTTGGAAACGCAGCAGGAGCAAAAGTACTGCCACTACTGGGCAAGCCGATCACAAAGTAACCACTGa